A single genomic interval of Saccharothrix saharensis harbors:
- a CDS encoding carbohydrate kinase family protein: MIVVAGEALVDLVPTAGGDLAPRLGGGPYNVAVAAGRLEAPVSFLSRVSTDLFGDRLVERLHASNVRTDLVQRGDQPTTLAVVGLADDGSARYSFYVEGTADRQVTDPGPLPAGTKAVSFGTLSLVLEPGASTYERVLWREAERGALTVLDPNIRAGLIHDPTAYRDRYDSWLPHVGLLKVSVEDARWLADLPADAPEDDVLEVVRDWQGAGPAAVVLTRGGDGLAVLTAAGDVIRVPPTPVDVVDTIGAGDTVQGALLAWLHDHDALSTEAVRGLDAGAWGAALAHAGAAAAVTCSRAGAEPPFRRELEMT, encoded by the coding sequence GTGATCGTCGTCGCAGGGGAAGCGCTGGTCGACCTGGTGCCCACGGCCGGGGGTGACCTCGCGCCGCGGCTGGGCGGCGGCCCGTACAACGTGGCGGTGGCCGCCGGGCGGCTCGAAGCGCCGGTGAGCTTCCTGTCCCGGGTCTCGACCGACCTGTTCGGCGACCGGCTGGTCGAGCGGCTGCACGCGTCGAACGTGCGCACGGACCTGGTCCAGCGCGGCGACCAGCCCACGACGCTGGCCGTGGTCGGGTTGGCCGACGACGGCTCGGCCCGCTACTCCTTCTACGTCGAGGGCACGGCGGACCGCCAGGTCACCGACCCGGGCCCGCTGCCCGCCGGCACGAAGGCCGTCTCGTTCGGCACGCTGTCGCTGGTGCTGGAGCCGGGCGCGAGCACCTACGAGCGGGTGCTGTGGCGCGAGGCCGAGCGCGGCGCGCTGACCGTGCTCGACCCGAACATCCGGGCGGGCCTCATCCACGACCCGACGGCCTACCGCGACCGGTACGACTCGTGGCTGCCGCACGTGGGCCTGCTGAAGGTGTCCGTGGAGGACGCGCGGTGGCTGGCCGACCTGCCGGCGGACGCACCCGAGGACGACGTGCTGGAGGTCGTGCGCGACTGGCAGGGGGCGGGTCCGGCGGCCGTCGTGCTCACTCGCGGCGGGGACGGGCTGGCCGTGCTGACCGCCGCCGGCGACGTGATCCGCGTCCCACCCACCCCGGTGGACGTGGTCGACACCATCGGCGCGGGCGACACCGTGCAGGGCGCGCTGCTGGCCTGGCTGCACGACCACGACGCGCTGTCCACCGAGGCTGTCCGGGGTCTGGACGCCGGCGCGTGGGGCGCGGCGCTGGCCCACGCGGGCGCGGCGGCGGCCGTCACGTGCTCCCGCGCGGGCGCGGAGCCACCCTTCCGGCGAGAGCTGGAGATGACCTAG
- a CDS encoding amidohydrolase: MNVAITGGYVVPVVGEPIEGGTVLVQDGKIVAVGSDVEVPDGVPVVDAAGGWVLPGFVEAHGHLGVHEEGEGWAGQDTNEMTDPNGARLRALDAINAADQGFADALAGGVTTAVVKPGSGNVIGGQTVAVKCWGRTADEMLVRNPVSVKSALGENPKRVYGDQKKLPSTRQGVAAVIRDAFTKAQDYVAKRDAADGAFDRDTTSEVLARVLSGELPWCQHCHRADDIATALRLADEFGYRLIVNHGTEGHLIADLLAERDVPVIIGPLFTSRSKVEVRNRSLRNPGILARAGVRIAITTDHPVVPIHFLVHQVTLAVKEGLDPRVGLESITVNPARIMGLDDRVGSLTPGLDGDVVIWSGDPLDVMSRALKVFVEGREVYRYADGAEIVTTPFYREP; encoded by the coding sequence ATGAACGTCGCCATCACGGGTGGGTACGTCGTCCCCGTCGTCGGAGAGCCGATCGAGGGCGGGACGGTCCTGGTCCAGGACGGGAAGATCGTCGCGGTCGGCTCGGACGTCGAGGTGCCGGACGGCGTCCCGGTCGTGGACGCGGCCGGCGGCTGGGTGCTGCCCGGGTTCGTGGAGGCGCACGGCCACCTCGGCGTGCACGAGGAGGGCGAGGGCTGGGCCGGGCAGGACACCAACGAGATGACCGACCCCAACGGTGCGCGGCTGCGCGCGTTGGACGCGATCAACGCCGCCGACCAGGGCTTCGCCGACGCCCTGGCCGGCGGCGTCACGACCGCGGTGGTCAAGCCCGGGTCGGGCAACGTCATCGGCGGGCAGACCGTGGCGGTGAAGTGCTGGGGCCGGACGGCCGACGAGATGCTCGTGCGCAACCCCGTCAGCGTGAAGAGCGCGCTGGGGGAGAACCCGAAGCGGGTGTACGGGGACCAGAAGAAGCTGCCGTCGACCCGGCAGGGCGTGGCGGCGGTGATCCGGGACGCGTTCACCAAGGCGCAGGACTACGTGGCGAAGCGGGACGCCGCCGACGGGGCGTTCGACCGCGACACCACGTCCGAGGTGCTGGCGCGGGTGCTGTCGGGCGAGCTGCCGTGGTGCCAGCACTGCCACCGTGCCGACGACATCGCGACGGCGTTGCGGCTGGCGGACGAGTTCGGCTACCGGCTCATCGTCAACCACGGGACCGAGGGTCACCTGATCGCGGACCTGCTGGCGGAGCGTGACGTCCCGGTGATCATCGGGCCGCTGTTCACGTCCCGGTCGAAGGTCGAGGTGCGCAACCGGTCGTTGCGCAACCCCGGCATCCTGGCGCGGGCCGGTGTGCGGATCGCGATCACCACGGACCACCCGGTCGTGCCGATCCACTTCCTCGTGCACCAGGTGACGTTGGCCGTGAAGGAAGGCCTGGACCCGCGCGTGGGGCTGGAGTCGATCACCGTGAACCCGGCTCGCATCATGGGCCTGGACGACCGCGTGGGCTCGCTGACCCCCGGCCTGGACGGCGACGTCGTGATCTGGTCGGGCGACCCGCTGGACGTGATGAGCCGCGCCTTGAAGGTCTTCGTCGAGGGCCGCGAGGTCTACCGCTACGCCGACGGTGCCGAAATCGTCACCACCCCCTTCTACCGCGAACCCTGA
- a CDS encoding acyl-CoA dehydrogenase family protein has product MPAERLLPTTEAEDLLALVREIARDELAPHAAEAEEHSRFPREAFRLLGKTGLLGLPYPERFGGGEQPYEVYLQALEEIASAWMSVGVGLSVHIMSSYALATFGSEEQKARWLPDVVAGDQLGGYALSEAHAGSDAGALSTRAVRDGDHYTVTGTKAWITHAGVADFYTLMARTSDNGGKGISCFFAPGHVDGLVAAKPERKMGLTGSITAQLSFDGVRLDADRLIGAEGDGLRIALSALDSGRLGIAACGVGLAQAALDEAVAYAKQRKQFGRAIIDFQGLEFLLADMAAAVESARATYLAAARRRDRGLPFTRQAAVAKLVCTDTAMKVTTDAVQVLGGAGYTRDFPVERYMREAKVLQIFEGTNQIQRLVIARTLR; this is encoded by the coding sequence ATGCCCGCCGAGCGCCTTTTGCCCACCACCGAGGCCGAGGACCTGCTCGCCCTGGTCCGCGAGATCGCGCGGGACGAGCTCGCGCCGCACGCCGCCGAGGCCGAGGAGCACTCCCGGTTCCCGCGCGAGGCGTTCCGGCTGCTCGGCAAGACCGGGCTGCTCGGGCTGCCGTACCCGGAGCGGTTCGGCGGGGGCGAGCAGCCGTACGAGGTGTACCTCCAGGCGTTGGAGGAGATCGCCTCGGCGTGGATGTCGGTCGGGGTCGGGCTGTCGGTGCACATCATGTCCAGCTACGCGTTGGCGACGTTCGGCAGCGAGGAGCAGAAGGCGCGGTGGCTGCCGGACGTGGTGGCCGGTGACCAGCTCGGCGGTTACGCGTTGTCGGAGGCGCACGCGGGTTCGGACGCGGGGGCGTTGTCGACGCGCGCCGTCCGCGACGGGGACCACTACACCGTGACCGGGACGAAGGCCTGGATCACGCACGCCGGCGTGGCCGACTTCTACACGTTGATGGCGCGCACGTCCGACAACGGCGGCAAGGGCATCAGCTGCTTCTTCGCCCCCGGCCACGTGGACGGCCTGGTCGCCGCGAAGCCGGAGCGCAAGATGGGGCTGACCGGCTCGATCACCGCCCAGTTGTCGTTCGACGGCGTGCGGCTGGACGCGGACCGGCTCATCGGCGCCGAGGGCGACGGGCTGAGGATCGCACTGTCCGCTTTGGACTCCGGCCGGCTCGGGATCGCCGCCTGCGGCGTGGGTCTGGCGCAGGCGGCGCTGGACGAGGCCGTGGCGTACGCCAAGCAGCGCAAGCAGTTCGGCCGCGCGATCATCGACTTCCAGGGCCTGGAGTTCCTGCTGGCCGACATGGCCGCCGCCGTCGAGTCGGCCCGTGCCACGTACCTGGCCGCGGCCCGCCGCCGCGACCGCGGGCTGCCGTTCACCCGCCAGGCCGCCGTCGCCAAACTGGTCTGCACCGACACCGCCATGAAGGTGACCACGGACGCCGTGCAGGTGCTGGGCGGCGCCGGCTACACCCGCGACTTCCCGGTGGAGCGCTACATGCGCGAGGCCAAGGTCCTCCAGATCTTCGAGGGCACCAACCAGATCCAACGCCTGGTCATCGCCCGCACCCTCCGCTGA
- a CDS encoding cryptochrome/photolyase family protein, which yields MDSSTVVWFRRDLRTADHPALLAAAERASRALALFVLDPVLLRASGGPRVEFLHRCLRSLDADLGGRLVVVEGDPVEVVPRVAAEVGATSVHVSADAGPYGRARDAAVAERVELVRAGSPYAVTPGRVTKPDGTPYRVFTPFCRAWLEHGWHSPARTDASTVDWIRSDLGRDLPAGDGLPDVRALWEAFRDEKLPDYATRRDRPDLDATSRFSPFLKWGVVHPRTLLADLGRGAGAQAFRTELAWRDFYADVLWHQPESARRNFNRAFDRMPVDDDRERFEAWCAGRTGYPFVDAGMRQLLAEGWMHNRVRMVVASFLVKDLHLPWWWGARHFMRHLVDGDLASNQHGWQWAAGTGTDAAPYFRVFNPVTQGEKFDPAGDYVRRYVPELRDVPGKAVHQPRDPIVDHAQERREALARYAAVKG from the coding sequence GTGGACTCCTCGACCGTGGTGTGGTTCCGGCGCGACCTGCGGACCGCGGACCACCCCGCGCTCCTCGCGGCGGCCGAACGGGCGTCACGCGCGCTCGCGCTGTTCGTGCTCGACCCCGTGCTGCTGCGGGCCTCCGGTGGACCCAGGGTGGAGTTCCTGCACCGGTGCCTGCGGTCGCTGGACGCGGACCTGGGTGGCCGGCTCGTCGTGGTCGAGGGCGATCCGGTGGAGGTCGTGCCGCGGGTGGCGGCCGAGGTCGGTGCGACGTCCGTGCACGTCTCGGCGGACGCCGGGCCGTACGGGCGCGCCCGGGACGCGGCGGTCGCCGAACGGGTCGAGCTGGTCCGCGCGGGATCGCCCTACGCGGTCACGCCGGGACGCGTCACCAAGCCCGACGGCACGCCGTACCGCGTGTTCACGCCGTTCTGCAGAGCCTGGCTCGAGCACGGGTGGCACTCGCCCGCCCGGACCGACGCCTCGACGGTCGACTGGATCCGGTCGGACCTCGGGCGCGACCTGCCGGCGGGGGACGGGCTGCCGGACGTGCGGGCGCTGTGGGAGGCGTTCCGCGACGAGAAGCTGCCCGACTACGCCACCCGCCGCGACCGGCCTGACCTGGACGCGACCAGCCGGTTCTCCCCGTTCCTGAAGTGGGGCGTGGTGCACCCGCGGACCCTGCTCGCCGACCTCGGGCGCGGCGCGGGCGCGCAGGCGTTCCGCACCGAGCTGGCCTGGCGCGACTTCTACGCCGACGTCCTGTGGCACCAGCCGGAGTCCGCGCGCCGCAACTTCAACCGCGCGTTCGACCGGATGCCGGTGGACGACGACCGCGAGCGGTTCGAGGCGTGGTGCGCGGGCCGCACCGGCTACCCGTTCGTGGACGCGGGGATGCGCCAACTGCTCGCCGAGGGCTGGATGCACAACCGCGTCCGCATGGTCGTGGCGAGCTTCCTGGTCAAGGACCTCCACCTGCCGTGGTGGTGGGGCGCGCGGCACTTCATGCGGCACCTCGTCGACGGCGACCTCGCGTCCAACCAGCACGGCTGGCAGTGGGCCGCCGGCACCGGCACGGACGCGGCCCCGTACTTCCGCGTGTTCAACCCCGTGACGCAGGGCGAGAAGTTCGACCCGGCCGGGGACTACGTGCGGCGGTACGTGCCCGAGCTGCGGGACGTGCCGGGCAAGGCCGTGCACCAGCCGCGCGACCCGATCGTGGACCACGCGCAGGAGCGCCGCGAAGCGCTCGCGCGGTACGCGGCCGTGAAGGGCTGA
- a CDS encoding ABC transporter permease codes for MNDLTPGRAVFLVSRREFLGKVRTKSFVWGTLVIVAVLAGYVLLQSVLSDDAGRDRVALSGQATVLAEPLEQTARSFGREVETVDVTDPAAAEEQVRSGDVDALITGASDDLRVVVKESLGDALRNSIDLLVKQQVLDAHFAEAGVDPAEVARNLERAGVDVVALEPQDPQRGQRLVIGLVIAALLYYSLLVYGMMVAQGVVEEKSSRVVELLLATLRPWQLLLGKVVGLGLVGLLQLVVIGAAGLALATFSGVLDVAGVAGGALATGLLWYLLGFFLYATVFAAAASLVSRQEEVQSVLTPISTVIVVAFVLGINLLLADPTGTAVTVLSLLPPFAPILMPGRMALGLAPTWQVLLAVVLALLAIAAITWLGGRVYANAVLRTGARVRLREALR; via the coding sequence ATGAACGACCTCACCCCCGGTCGGGCGGTGTTCCTGGTGTCGCGCCGGGAGTTCCTGGGCAAGGTGCGCACGAAGTCGTTCGTGTGGGGCACGCTCGTGATCGTCGCCGTGCTGGCGGGGTACGTGCTGCTCCAGTCGGTGCTGTCGGACGACGCCGGGCGCGACCGGGTCGCGTTGAGCGGGCAGGCGACCGTGCTCGCCGAGCCGTTGGAGCAGACCGCCCGGTCGTTCGGCCGCGAGGTGGAGACGGTCGACGTGACCGATCCGGCGGCGGCCGAGGAGCAGGTGCGCTCCGGTGACGTGGACGCGCTGATCACCGGCGCGTCGGACGACCTGCGCGTGGTGGTGAAGGAGTCGCTGGGCGACGCCCTGCGCAACTCGATCGACCTGCTGGTCAAGCAGCAGGTGCTGGACGCGCACTTCGCCGAGGCGGGCGTGGACCCGGCCGAGGTGGCGCGCAACCTGGAACGCGCGGGCGTCGACGTGGTGGCGCTGGAGCCGCAGGACCCGCAGCGCGGCCAGCGGCTGGTGATCGGCCTGGTGATCGCGGCGCTGCTGTACTACTCGCTGCTGGTCTACGGGATGATGGTCGCGCAGGGCGTGGTGGAGGAGAAGTCCAGCCGGGTGGTGGAGCTGCTGCTGGCGACGCTGCGGCCGTGGCAGTTGCTGCTGGGCAAGGTCGTCGGCCTCGGGCTGGTCGGGTTGCTGCAGCTCGTGGTCATCGGCGCGGCCGGGCTGGCGCTGGCGACGTTCTCCGGCGTGCTCGACGTCGCGGGTGTGGCGGGCGGCGCGCTGGCCACCGGCCTGCTGTGGTACCTGCTCGGCTTCTTCCTGTACGCCACGGTGTTCGCCGCCGCCGCGTCGCTGGTGTCGCGCCAGGAGGAGGTCCAGTCGGTGCTGACGCCGATCAGCACGGTCATCGTGGTGGCGTTCGTGCTCGGCATCAACCTGCTGCTCGCCGACCCGACCGGGACGGCGGTGACGGTGCTGTCGCTGCTGCCGCCGTTCGCGCCGATCCTGATGCCGGGCCGGATGGCGCTGGGTCTCGCGCCGACGTGGCAGGTGCTGCTGGCGGTCGTGCTGGCGCTGCTCGCCATCGCGGCGATCACGTGGCTGGGCGGCCGGGTGTACGCCAACGCCGTCCTGCGCACGGGTGCGCGCGTGCGGCTGCGGGAAGCACTCCGCTGA
- a CDS encoding TetR/AcrR family transcriptional regulator, whose translation MTSIVRRSPTPRQVELLGRLEALVLAEGFAHFTLDDLAARLHCSKSTLYALAASKEQLAVKVVGRYFKGAAERIEQRIADVKDVRARVGTYLAGAAEELRRASAQFIADVSAFAPTRSTYERNARAAAERIREFIQEGVRDGVFRDVHATLIAEMAGLLIEGIQTGVLTRRAGVSDAEAFTALGELLLDGLRRERSRS comes from the coding sequence ATGACCTCGATCGTGCGCAGATCGCCGACGCCCAGGCAGGTGGAGCTGCTGGGCAGGCTCGAAGCGCTCGTGCTCGCCGAGGGGTTCGCGCACTTCACCCTGGACGACCTCGCGGCACGCCTGCACTGCTCGAAGTCCACCCTCTACGCGCTGGCCGCGAGCAAGGAACAGCTGGCCGTGAAGGTCGTCGGCCGCTACTTCAAGGGCGCGGCCGAGCGGATCGAGCAGCGCATCGCCGACGTCAAGGACGTGCGGGCCCGCGTCGGCACGTACCTGGCGGGCGCGGCCGAGGAGCTGCGACGCGCGTCGGCCCAGTTCATCGCGGACGTCTCCGCCTTCGCGCCCACCCGCAGCACCTACGAGCGCAACGCCCGCGCCGCCGCCGAGCGCATCCGCGAGTTCATCCAGGAGGGTGTCCGCGACGGGGTGTTCCGGGACGTGCATGCGACCCTGATCGCCGAGATGGCCGGTCTGCTCATCGAGGGCATCCAGACCGGTGTGCTGACCCGGCGCGCGGGTGTGTCGGACGCCGAGGCGTTCACCGCGCTGGGTGAACTGCTGCTGGACGGGTTGCGCAGAGAACGGAGCCGGTCGTGA
- a CDS encoding citrate synthase, which produces MPDATTAPNDTRTVALRHPGGEHEMKVVPATEGAPGIDLGKLLATTGLVTLDSGFVNTASCSSEITYIDGDAGILRYRGYPIEQLAEKSNFIEVSYLLIYGELPTQAQLEEFSSKINRHTLLHEDLKRFFDGFPRDAHPMPVLSSAVSALSTFYQDSLSPFDANQVEISTIRLLAKVPTIAAYAYKKSVGQPFLYPDNSLGLVDNFLRMTFGFPAEPYDVDPDLVRALDLLFVLHADHEQNCSTSTVRLVGSSEANLFASISAGINALFGPLHGGANSAVLEMLEKIRREGGDVSAFVKKVKNKEDGVRLMGFGHRVYKNYDPRAAIIKKTADEILGKLGASDELLDIAKALEETALADDYFVERKLYPNVDFYTGLIYRAMGFPTKFFTVLFALGRLPGWIAHWREMISDPATKIGRPRQVYVGSPERSFVPLDQR; this is translated from the coding sequence ATGCCCGACGCGACGACTGCGCCGAACGACACCCGTACCGTCGCGCTGCGCCATCCGGGCGGAGAGCACGAGATGAAGGTAGTACCGGCCACCGAGGGTGCGCCCGGTATCGATCTCGGCAAGCTGCTGGCCACCACCGGCTTGGTCACCCTGGACAGCGGGTTCGTCAACACCGCGTCCTGCTCCTCCGAGATCACCTACATCGACGGTGACGCGGGCATCCTGCGCTACCGCGGCTACCCGATCGAGCAGCTCGCCGAGAAGTCGAACTTCATCGAGGTCAGCTACCTGCTGATCTACGGCGAGCTGCCGACCCAGGCCCAGCTGGAGGAGTTCTCCTCCAAGATCAACCGGCACACGCTGCTGCACGAGGACCTGAAACGGTTCTTCGACGGCTTCCCGCGTGACGCCCACCCCATGCCCGTGCTGTCCTCGGCGGTGTCCGCGCTGTCGACGTTCTACCAGGACAGCCTCAGCCCGTTCGACGCCAACCAGGTCGAGATCTCCACGATCCGCCTGCTGGCCAAGGTGCCCACCATCGCGGCGTACGCCTACAAGAAGTCCGTGGGCCAGCCGTTCCTCTACCCGGACAACAGCCTGGGTCTGGTGGACAACTTCCTGCGCATGACGTTCGGCTTCCCGGCCGAGCCCTACGACGTCGACCCCGACCTGGTGCGGGCGCTCGACCTGCTGTTCGTGCTGCACGCCGACCACGAGCAGAACTGCTCCACGTCGACGGTGCGGCTGGTCGGCTCCTCGGAGGCGAACCTGTTCGCGTCCATCTCGGCCGGCATCAACGCGCTGTTCGGCCCGCTGCACGGCGGCGCGAACTCCGCGGTGCTCGAGATGCTGGAGAAGATCCGCCGCGAGGGCGGTGACGTCTCCGCGTTCGTGAAGAAGGTCAAGAACAAGGAGGACGGCGTCCGCCTGATGGGCTTCGGCCACCGGGTCTACAAGAACTACGACCCGCGCGCCGCGATCATCAAGAAGACGGCCGACGAGATCCTCGGCAAGCTCGGCGCGTCCGACGAGCTGCTCGACATCGCCAAGGCGCTGGAGGAGACCGCGCTCGCCGACGACTACTTCGTCGAGCGGAAGCTGTACCCCAACGTCGACTTCTACACCGGACTGATCTACCGCGCGATGGGCTTCCCGACGAAGTTCTTCACCGTGCTGTTCGCCCTGGGCCGGCTGCCCGGCTGGATCGCGCACTGGCGCGAGATGATCTCCGACCCGGCCACCAAGATCGGCCGTCCGCGGCAGGTCTACGTCGGTTCGCCGGAGCGCTCGTTCGTGCCGCTCGACCAGCGCTGA
- a CDS encoding aldose 1-epimerase family protein has translation MLEIAHGAARAVIAPEGAGLKSYEIGGVPYVETYDDEPPMGSGAVLVPWPNRVAGGRWVLDGEEQQLEIGEPARGNAIHGLVRRAIWGTVEHTGSLISLETPVAGLGWPVELRTTITYALDENGLSVSHGVTNVGDKRTPFGVGTHPYPRAGASATDETSLSLAATTVLPVDAQTMIPNGPATPVEGTEYDFRVARLLEGVQLDTAFGGCEPVDGLVRHVLKGPAGGVEVWADPDFKWVQVYTPDNFPGRGRAVAIEPMTCPPDALNSGVDLLWLEPGESWAGRWGLRPLS, from the coding sequence ATGCTGGAGATCGCCCACGGCGCGGCGCGCGCCGTCATCGCACCCGAAGGTGCGGGACTGAAGTCCTACGAGATCGGCGGCGTGCCGTACGTGGAGACGTACGACGACGAACCGCCCATGGGCAGCGGCGCGGTGCTGGTGCCGTGGCCCAATCGCGTGGCCGGCGGCAGATGGGTGCTCGACGGCGAGGAGCAGCAGCTCGAGATCGGCGAGCCCGCCCGGGGCAACGCCATCCACGGCCTGGTGCGCCGCGCGATCTGGGGCACCGTGGAGCACACCGGGTCGCTGATCTCGTTGGAGACGCCGGTCGCCGGTCTCGGCTGGCCGGTCGAGCTGCGCACCACCATCACGTACGCGTTGGACGAGAACGGGCTCAGCGTGTCGCACGGCGTCACCAACGTGGGTGACAAGCGCACCCCGTTCGGGGTCGGCACGCACCCGTACCCGCGGGCCGGGGCGTCGGCCACGGACGAGACGTCGCTGTCGCTGGCCGCCACCACCGTGCTGCCGGTGGACGCGCAGACCATGATCCCGAACGGCCCGGCCACGCCCGTCGAGGGCACCGAGTACGACTTCCGGGTGGCGCGGCTGCTGGAGGGCGTGCAGCTGGACACCGCGTTCGGCGGGTGCGAGCCCGTGGACGGGCTGGTGCGGCACGTGCTGAAGGGGCCCGCCGGCGGCGTCGAGGTGTGGGCCGACCCGGACTTCAAGTGGGTGCAGGTCTACACGCCCGACAACTTCCCCGGTCGGGGCCGCGCGGTCGCGATCGAGCCGATGACGTGCCCGCCGGACGCGTTGAACAGCGGGGTCGACCTGCTGTGGCTGGAGCCGGGCGAGTCGTGGGCCGGCCGGTGGGGTTTGCGCCCGCTGTCGTAG